A section of the Malania oleifera isolate guangnan ecotype guangnan chromosome 2, ASM2987363v1, whole genome shotgun sequence genome encodes:
- the LOC131148886 gene encoding uncharacterized protein LOC131148886, whose translation MRGRLGALRRNLQNMRKSSRVADESMFGRELPIFGYDDGGGRRRFAFISDLVRAPLWLLSCFCSQPHGSGGADGAWASGEFARISEVNHLMVSDSMRYAILM comes from the coding sequence ATGAGGGGGAGGCTGGGGGCGCTGCGGCGGAACCTGCAAAACATGAGGAAGAGCTCGCGCGTGGCGGACGAAAGCATGTTTGGACGAGAGCTGCCGATCTTCGGGTACGACGACGGGGGCGGAAGACGGCGATTTGCGTTCATCAGCGACCTCGTGAGAGCGCCGCTGTGGCTGTTGTCTTGCTTCTGCAGTCAACCGCATGGGAGTGGGGGAGCGGATGGGGCGTGGGCGTCGGGGGAGTTTGCGAGGATATCGGAGGTGAATCATCTGATGGTGAGCGACAGCATGCGCTATGCAATTTTGATGTAG